AAAGTTCCGTTTGCGAAAACCCACGGTTGTCCATTTCCTTCAGAAAAATCGGGAAGTGCCGATTTCGTTTCGGGTCAAACGTCCCTTTTAAACCAGATTGGTAAATGGCACCATCACCAACATTGAGTTCTGGGTACAAATTTGGTTTCTGCGATTGGGAGAGGATGGGACCATTCCATTTTGACTTTGCCATTTCCTTTAGCAGTGGAGCCAAATTGGGATCCGCAACGGATTCGATATGGCTAAACCCAGCAGATAAATACCCAAGTAGGACTTTGGGAAGTTCCCCTTTGGATGTTTTGCCCCCAACTGCATTTGCCCCGATGGTTACGGATGCATCACAAAACCCTGGGAGAATGAATTCTGGGTTCGGAATTTCTTTTGCCTGTTGGATGGAAACGATTTTACCCTGCGATACTTCTACATTGACAAATCCAGAAAAATTGGCTTTTTCACTGTCCCAAATCCGAACAGATTTCATTTTCAAAGATTGTGGCAAAAGAATCGAGGGGGCAATGGCCGATAGGAATAAGGTGAGGGATAGAAGCCTGCGGTTTTTCATGCTAGCGGTCTTAGTACCTTGACAGTAAGGACTAGAATGGAAAAGATTTCGGGTATGGGAAAGGAAACAAGCGAGATTTCTGATCACATCAAATTACATATCGAAAACGGGAAAATTCTCTCGCTAAAGACCCATCGGGTCTCCAAATCCGTTGAAGAACACATCAAGGAGGCCGTAGGCCTCATTTTGGACAGACTCACTTACCCAACCCTTGTTCCCACTCTCTACACCATCATCAAAGAACTCGCCATCAATGCCTGTAAGGCCAACCAAAAACGGGTCTTTTTTGAAGAAAGGGGTTATAGTATGTTAAACCCTTCCGAATATGCGAGAGGGGTTAGGGAATACCGAGAGATGTTTTCCGAAGAAATGTCGAACGAGTTTGGGATCAAAGCCAAAAAAAAAGGATATTACTGCCTCATTAATTTTAAATACAACGATGATGGTATCATCATTGAAGTGATCAACAATACACCCATTGCCAAAGAAGAAGAAAAATCCATCCGAGAACGATTGGAAAAGGGGATGATGTATGATGACATCGCTCAGTTTTATATCGACAATGCGGACACTTCAGAAGGTGCGGGTCTTGGTCTTGCGCTTATCCTCATTATGCTAAAAGGGGAAGGCATTGATCCTAATTTTTTTAGAATCATCATTGGCGAAGATTCCACCATTGCTAGATTGGAAATACCTTTAACAGAAAAGTTTATTTCCCAACGCGATTCTAATTAACCCCTCAATGACATCAATCCCCCTTTCTTGTACCATCATCACTTTAAACGAAGAAGACAATCTCAGTCGCACTCTCCAAGCGATTTCCTTCATTGAAGATATAGTTGTTGTAGATTCAGGTTCTACTGATGATACAGTGAACATCGCCAAATCATTTGGTGCCCGTGTTTACCATCATGAGTTCCAAAACTATGCTGACCAAAAAAACTTTGCGATCACAAAAACCAAACATGATTGGGTCCTTGCCATCGATGCTGATGAAGTAGTTTCCCCCAAACTCAAAGAAGAAATTCTAGTTCTATTTACGAAACTTCCTTTGGAAACAAAGGGATATCTTATCCCAAGACTTACTTATTATTTAGGAAAATGGATTCGATTTGGTGGTTATTATCCAAATTACCAAATGCGTTTGTTCCAAAAATCAGAAGGACAGTTTAGCGGTGGTTTGGTGCATGAACGAGTCAAACTGAATGGTAAACCATCAAAGTTAAAAAATCCTCTTTTCCATTATTCTTACAAAAACATATCAGACCATTTAAAGTTTATAGATCGTTATTCGAGTTTGTTTGCAGAAGAAGAATTTAGAAAAGGAAAACGATCTTCGGTTTTTTGGGCTTTCTTAAAAGGATGTTTTAAAGGATTTTATATGTATTGGATTCGTTTGGGAATCCTAGATGGAAAACAAGGATTTGTCCTTGCTCTCCTTGGATTTTATTATAACTTTTTAAAGTATTTGAAGTTGTATGAGAAATCGAACTCAGTCCCTTCTTTCTTTGTTATGATTGATTCGATTCATGATGTAGAGAGCAAAAAAACCACCAAGAAAAATAGCGACCAAATTCACGTTTGATAATTGTGTTGATCCAATTTTCGGTGACATGAGCCACATGATGATGTCTCTGATGTAAGTTTGTAGGGTTGCAAATACAATCAAAGCTCCAATCCCCGCAACAAATGTGGACCCCCAAAACTTTCCTAGTAGGTCTTTTCGTTTGTAATAATAAAAATAATAGGCACAGGCTGCGGATGCGAGAAAAAAGAATAAAATATCAACGAGAATTGTCCATGGTTCTGATGGTGCGGCAAGCGGTAATGAAATCATTGGTCTTGTACCTGTCTATTACCTATTTTCGGTAAGCCATTGTTTAGTCCATAAGATAAAAAAAGAGGTTTTCCTTGTATTCAAAACACACAGAGATCTTTGGCATATTGGGATTTCCCTTAGGCCATACCCTATCCCCTTGGATCCACAATTCTCTATTCAAACAGAGCGGTTATGATGGAGTGTATCTTGTTTTTGAAAACGAACACTGGAAACAGATCGGATTAAAACCACTGCTCGATTTAGGTGTCAAAGGAGTTTCTGTTACGATACCATTTAAAGAATGGGCGTATACCCAAGCAAACGAAGTCTGTGAAGCCTCAAAAACGATGGCAGCATCCAATACACTCCTCTTTCGAAATGGCATCAGTGCTGTGAATACAGATGGTACGGGAGCACTAGAGTCGATCAAACAAATGAATTCAGATTTGGTAAACTCTGGGATCGAAAAAAAAATTTTGGTCCTCGGGAGTGGAGGAAGTGCCAAAGGGATTCTTTTTGCCATCGCAAAAGAATTAGAAGGTAATCACAAACAACATTCTTTCAAACGAAAGGTACACATTCTTGCCAGAAACAAAGAAGCTAAAAATGAAATCGAACAATCGTTAGGAAAACCTTTTTGGCTAGAACAACCTTCGAAAGAGGAAGTGATACAAAATAAAGAAGATTACGATCTCATCATTCATACCACACCTGTGGGCATGAAAGGAGTTGGTGGTGAACCCATTTTAGACTCTCATTTTTTTACCAAAAAACATACGTTATTCGATATTGTTTACAACCCTTTGGAAACTGATCTTGTAAAGGAAGCCAAGAAAAAAAAGGCAGAGATCATCCCTGGTTATCATATGTTATTGTACCAAGGGATCAGACAATTTGAACTATTTACTGGCGAAACACTTAAGAAAAAATGGATTCAAAAAGTAGAATCTATTTTACTGAAAGAATTAAAAAATAGAAAATAAATTCTAAATTACCCAGTTGTTAACAATGCAGTTCATAGAGTTTTTAAACCAGAGGCAAAACATTGAAAAAACTAGAAATTTTAATGTCTTCCAAAATTATTCCCTGGATGGATTAAAATCTGTATTTGAACATATAGAAAGATCCTTTGATCAAAAAAAACCAAAACCCATACGGATCAGCGTTGTTGGGACAAACGGAAAAGGTTCCACCTCACACTACTTAGCCTGTTTATTCTCAAAATTAGGATACAACACAGGACTTTATACATCACCTCACTTACTCACACCATTAGAAAGATTACAACTGGTGAGAAATGGTGAACCTTCCCTTCCTAACATAGAGGATATAAATCTATGTTTCCAAAACTTTTTTTTAGCAGATTTACATCGTTATGATTCTTTGACTTACTTTGAATTTCTCACTGTATTTGCGTATCGATTTTTCCATGAACAAAATATGGAAGTGGAGATTTGGGAAGCGGGTCTTGGAGGAAGGTTAGATGCTACAAAACTTGTAGAAGCAGACTACATTGTCCTCACGAAAATTGGACTCGATCATTCTGCAATTTTAGGGAACACAAAAGAAGCCATCTGCCAAGAAAAACTCGGCATTACGGGTGAAAAAACTTTGTCTCTATTTGCGTTTCAAGAAGAGGTAGAAACACTTCCCGAATCATTTCACAATCGGCCTAAAAAAGAATTGGTTCCCCTCCATGTGATTTCCATTCCACCTAAGGAAAGTTATTTGGAGACTAATTTTCTATATGCAAAAAATATCGTTTCGAAAATTCTAAAGGAACAACAATCATCAGTATCCAAGATTCCCTATGTTTCCATTCGAAAACCGAAAGGAAGGATGGAAGTCCTTTCCGACTCACCATTGGTAGTGTTTGACCCTTCCCATAACCCGGATGCCATCGGTACCACCTCCTTTGAATTTGCCAAACATCACAAAAAATTCCACATTCTACTCGGGAGCCTTCCCGACAAAGACCTGACCGGGATCCTAGATGCCTTACCTGAACCATACCTAGAAAACCTCATCCTTTGGGAGGGAGAAGGTTTTGGACGATTCCCTGCCCCCACAGGGAAGTTAAAGGAGAGAACCATAAGGCATTCTTCCCTTCCCGGGTTAGTTCCCTTATTCCAAGGCGAAATTCCCGTTTTGGTGTTAGGAAGTTTCCGACTTTATGGAATTGTGGCAAATTTAATACAAAATACAATAAAGATGTAAAATTGGACTTTACAAATGAATCCTGAACGAGATTGTTCTTTTAGGAAACATCGTTCAGGACTATGCAAACTCCAAAAGAACATACTAGAAAAGAAATTCTACAAGCAGCTCGTGAAGAGTTCATCCAACTTGGTTTTGAAAAAGCCAGTATGCGAACCATTGCCAAAAAAGCAAAGGTATCAACGAGTAATATCTACAATTACTTCGAAAACAAAGAACACTTACTGACAGAGATCTTACAACCAGTGTTATCAGGACTTGAGAAAGCATTCGCCTATGTCTCACATCCTGATTATTTTGAAAAAAGGTTTAACGACAGTTATGAGACGTGGAGAGAAAGATTCCACATCGCTCTGGATTATGTGGATGCAAACAGGGATGATTTTATCCTGCTCCTCACAAAGGCTCAAGGGTCCCATTTGGAAGAATTTCCAGAAACTGTCCTTACAAGACTTACCAAAATCAATTTTGAGCAATACTCAACTTTCAAACAAAAAAATCCAACCTATAAAGGTGAAGTAGATGAGTTTGTGGTCCGTAACATCTTATCTTTTTTCCTGAATATCTTTGTCCAAATGGTACGACAAGGGATTTCCAAACAAGACATGCTTGTTTACCAAGATAGTTTCCTTAAATTTTTGCATTTTGGATACAAAGGATCGATTGCCTCCGATTTGAACTGAATCAATCTGGTTCTCGATGGGAACCGATTTCAAAATTAAAATCTGTGGAATCAAGGATTTGTCCACACTTGAGTTATGCCGTGATCTCGGTGTGGATTTTGTAGGTCTCAATTTTTCACCAAAATCCCCTCGTGGAATCAATCGAAACGTAGCAGAAGAAATACTTTCCATCCGCCACTTACCAGGATTTCCTAAACTTGTTTTTTTATTTTTTGAAAACTCAACTGAAGAGATCCTTTCTCTCACAAAAGAATTGAATCCAGACCTAATCCAACTGATTCGTGGTGATCGTTTTCTCACAAATGAAATTTGGGAATCTTTCACAAATCAAAATCGATTACTCCCTGCAATCCGAATCCAATCACCCGTCGTTTCTGATGAAGAACTAGAACCTAAGTCTTCACTAGTCATATTGGATAGTTTTCAAAAAGGACTCGGTGGTGGTAGTGGGCATGTTTTCCCTTGGGAATTTGTAACCAATGTAAAACGACCTTATCTACTTGCTGGAGGTATCACTCCAAACAATGTCCAATTAGCTCTAAATACATTAAAACCTTATGGAATCGATGTAGCAAGTGGTGTGGAAACAGACGGCAAAAAAGATTCGAATAAAATCAAAGAATTGGTACAAAATGTCCGAAACATATGAAGCTTTAAATACTCCTGTTATGCGCCAATATCTGGAAATAAAGGAACAACATCCAGATGGAATCGTATTTTTTCGAATGGGTGATTTTTATGAAATGTTTATGGATGATGCAAAAATTGCCGCACAAATTTTAGACATCACACTTACCAAAAGGCAAAACCAAATCCCAATGGCAGGAATTCCATACCATGCCACAGAAAGCTACATTTCAAGACTCATCTCTGCTGGGAAAAAAGTAGTAGTATGCGAACAAACTAAACCAGATGACCCCAAAGCAAAAATTATGTCGAGGGAAGTTGTTCGCATCATCACACCAGGAACTGTAGTAGAAGACAATTTACTTGGTGGGTATCAGAATAATTATTTATCATTGTATTATAAAGAAAAATCTTCCGTCTACTTAGCGTTTGCTGATGTTTCCACATCGGAGCTTGTTTATTTTTACTTTTCTGAATCGGAAAAAGAAAGAATTTTAGATACTATCAAACGATTTTCTCCAAAGGAGATGATTTATACAGAAGAAATCCCTCCCCTTTCAAAAGAATCCAAAATTATCCTTTCCCAAATTCCAAAAGAATACCTTCTCAAAAAAGAAGGAGCAGGAATCGATACCGTTGTACACGTATTAGATGCTTATTTGCAATATAATTATAGAAATCAAAACTTTGTATTCCAATCCCCAAGACGAATTGATGAAAGCGAATATTTAGTCCTTGATGAACAAACTGTTTCCCATTTGGAACTGGTTGAAAATCCCAACGACAAAAACCATACTTTATTTGGTGTCCTCAATCGTTGCACTACTGCTACGGGAAAACGTTACCTCAAACAAAGGATCTTATTTCCTACAAGGGATGAAAAAAAAATTAAAGATCATTGGGACAAAATTGAAATTTTAACTCAAAACAAAAAAGAACGCATCAAAATTAAAGAATCACTGGGGGATCTTATTGATTTAGAACGTGTGATGACACGTTTCCGAGTAGGAAAAGCTTTACCTCGCGATTTTCGTGGGATTGAAAAAAGTTTAACAGCTGTCAGTCAGATGAAAGAAATCTTAGATGGAATTGGATATGATTTTTCCAAACTTCCAAAAGAGTTAGAAGCCCTAGGTTTAGATTTTCAAAAAACTCTTTTTGATGGAGAGTTACCTGTATTTTTAGGAAACTCACCTTTTTTAAAATCTGGTTTTAATCAAGAGTATGATGATGCTATTTTAGCACGAGAAAAAGGGAAAGATTGGATTTTGGAACTTGAAGAAAAAGAGAAAAAAGAATCTGGTTGTTCTAGCTTAAAAATTCGTTACAACAAAATCTTGGGTTACTTTATCGAAGTTTCTAAGGCCCAAGCAAAAGATGTCCCTTCTCATTTTTTAAAAAAACAAACTCTTGTCACAGGGGAAAGGTTTACTTCTCCTAAACTCGAAGAACTGGAACGAGCCATTTTACAAGCGGATGAAATCATTGAACGAATCGAAAAACAAGTGTTTGATCGTTTGGTGGCAACATGCATTTCACTTTATGAAGCATTTTTAACTCTATCCAATGAAGTTGCATCTTTGGATTACCACTTGTCCCTTACGGAAACCAAAGAAGAATACCAGTGGACAAGGCCCGAGATTAGAACTGATGGAATCATTGAATACATTGATTCTCGTCACCCTGTTGTAGAAACATTTTTACCAATAGGCGAACGATTTGTTCCCAATACATTGGAACTTAATCCAAAAGAAAACGCAATCGCAGTGTTAACGGGTCCGAATATGGCAGGTAAATCTACCTTTATGCGCCAAATTGCCATTAACCAAATTCTCTTTCAGATGGGTTCCTATGTTCCTTCTAAAAAAGCATCCTTATCCATTGTGGATCGTATTTTTACAAGGATTGGATCAGGTGACAACCTAACGAAAGGTGAGTCTACATTTTATGTAGAAATGAAAGAAACAGCGACAATCCTAAACCAATTCACAGAAAATAGTTTGATCCTTTTTGATGAAGTGGGTCGTGGAACATCAACTTATGATGGTTTGTCGATTGCATGGGCGATTTTAGAATTCTTAAGTAAAAACTTTCCGAAACCAAAAACCATTTTTGCTACACATTACCATGAATTAACGGAACTCGAAAAAGGTGCCGGTATTTTTAATCTTTATTTAGATACCTTTGAAAAAGATGGTGAAATTTTATTCTTAAAAAAAGTAAAAAGAGGAAAATCAAAACAATCCTTTGGAATTTACGTCGCCAAGTTAGCAGGGATACCAGAATCCGTATCGGAACGTGCAAAAGAAATTTTATCGGGACTCGAATCCAAAAAACGAGAAATCAAAATCAAAAACGAAGAACCAAGTTTATTTGGGAATTTAATGGAGAAGGAACCAAAGGGACTTTCGGCTAACGAAGAGAAAGTTCTGAAAAGGATATCAGGGCTCGATCCTAATACAATTCCACCACTTGAAGCTTTGTCAATATTGGATGAATTAAAACGTATTCTCAAAGAGGAAAACTAAAGCGGATAAATTTGTAAAGTCTATCCAATTGGTGATTTGGTCTTTTAGACCTTGTTTGGCATGAATCCCAATCCCAATCCCTGCTGCATTTAACATCAAAGCATCATTGGCTCCATCACCTACTGCAACCACATGTTCAAGGGGAATTGAAAATTCATTCGCATACTTTCGTAAGTACATTTCTTTTTTTTCACGATTGATGATCTCACCCAAAATTTGGCCTGTGAAAAACCCACCCTTTTCTTCTAGTCCATTAGCACGAAAAAAATCCACAGGGTATTTTTTTGAAAATAATTCTAAAACAGGACTAAAACCACCACTTAAAATCCCAAGCTTACATCCGTTTGATGGAACAAATTGGAATACAGTTTCCATTCCATCATTTAATTGCAAAAGATCATACACTTCTTTAAAACTTTGGATGGAAAGACCGGCTAAATGTTTCACTCTGAGGCGAAGGGCTTCATCAAATCCCATTCCACCTTCCATCGCTTTTTTTGTCACACTTGCGACTTCTTCGAATACACCATGTTTACGAGCAAGTTCATCGATCACTTCTTCTTTGATGACTGTAGAATCCATATCAAAGACAAAGAGAGACGTCTGATTGTTCGGTAATAAAGAAGGTATGTATAATAAATCAATTTGGTATTTTGCAAACCTTTCCCGAATCATCACAATTTGATTTCGGTTCCAGGATGTATCGAGAGTGATACGAACAGAGTGAAGTCCGTATCGTTCTGAATGGGAAAATGTTTTTACATCTATTGTAGATAAGGATGTACCAAGGGTATCATCTTGGAAAGAATCGAAAATTTGAGTATTGTGAATGGGGTTATGCGAAAAGAGAAGGACTGAATTCATTCGTTATTTTTGTAAATAGGGTCTCAGTTTTTTACCCCAAAGTTCGTATCCTTTTTCATTAAAATGCAAACTATCACCATTCGGGCGAATGAATTCTTCACTTAGAGTTGGTGCATCTGGTTTTCGCATGATGTCCCAAACTTCTATGTATTCTACATTTTGTGTGGTACGAGCAACTTGGTTTAAAAATAAATTATAAACAGGAACAATTTGATTCAATTCCTTCACACGAGTTGGCGGAACTGCGATGAGAAATATCCTAGTTTGGTGGTTATGGGAATGGATTTTTTTGATGATCATGAGTAGATTATTTTGCACAAGGCTCAAACATTTCCCTTGGATAAAATCGTTTCCACCGATTTCAATCACCACTGTTTTGGGCTCTAATCGTAATACATCATCATCGATACGAGTGAGTAAGGTTTCTGTCATATCACCACCTATCCCACGATTGGTGACCGATTTGCCAGGGAATTCTTTTACCATTAGATCCGGTAAAAACAAATGTACCAAACTATCACCGGTAAAAACAATTTCAGAACGTTTGATTTTAGTATTGTCTTCGGCGTATAACAAACGTGTTGGGAGCCAGGCCTTTTCGATGTATTTTTTAAAATTTACATCATCGCGCCAACCCGGCTCTGCAAAACACTGGAAGTTAGAGTCAAAGTAATCTCGTTTTGAGGTGGTTTTACAATCTGTAACACTCAAAACTAGGGCGATCGAAACACCCCATCGAAGGAAGAATTTAATCCTGTTCTTGCGGTTCATTCATTCGGAAGCGCTTTTGCCAATCTTTGATTTGGGCTTGCGCATATTCTTCCGTGTCACAAATCCGAAATTCAATCGGGTTATTTGTGGTTGTTTCGATGAGTTTGGCTTCGATATACCCGTTCTTTAACTTGGTTGTCTCAATGCGATATCTCATCTGAATAGCTCCAAAAACCAGGATTTAATTTCCACGTATCTTTGCAATCTCTTCTAAAGTTTCATCCTCTTTGTATTTTCCAAAGAGAAAAATTGCAAGTAAACAGAATGCAGATGCCAACGGACCTGTCAATCGAACTCCCAGTTCCCCACCCGCTTCTACTTCTTCGACTTTACAAATGGTAGATTCCTTACTTATTTTTGCCTCAGACTCACTATTTTTTTTCGGTTCTGACTTAGATTCAGACACAGATGGAGCAATGATTCCTGTTACACTTGGAGAAATTTGTTTTTTAGAATCACGGTCAAGCCCGAGCAAAATCACTGAACTGAAGATTAATACCGCAAGTGTTTGTCCTAGTTTTTGCATAAAGGTCCTTCCTGCATAAAAAAGACCTTCTCGTTTGGAACCTGTTTTTAATGAATCAAGTTCAGCAATATCTGCTAATATTGCATTTGGTAATATACCAAGGATTGCAATTGGTATGGCAGCAACTGCAACGATCATGTAACCTTGGATATACGGGGACAATGGCAAACTATTTTTTCCAATAAAATAAATGGATAAAAACAGAGCGAGGAAAGTGTAAAATCCAATGAGAACAGTTCTCTTTTTCCCAATTTTCCGTGCGACAAAATTGACAACAGGGTAAAAGGCAAAGGATACAAGTAACATCACTGTGAGGAGTTGTGTGACAAAGTCCCTTTCCAATTCTAATAGTACTGTTACGTAGTAGGAAATACCGGTTGTGAGAATGGTGAGTGCAAGGAAGTAACACAAATCAGAAAGTGCAAAATACAAAAAGTTTTTGTTTTTGAACGTGAGGACAAGTGCTTCTTTAAAAGGTACACTTGATGCCTCTGATTCACAGTATGTTTTTTCATGGATGGTAAATACGGGGAAGTACATACAAATCGCAGCAAAGATACAAAGGATACCCAATGCATATTGTCTTGCGACAAGAGTTTGCAACGAAGGATCTGGATCAAAAACAAAACTAGATTGTAAAACACTCGCAATCATAGGTTCCGTGGAGGCAACAATGATCCCTAATGCATATGTTACTGAGATGTATGTGGATAAATTGAGTCGTTCTTCGGGAGTATGTCCAAGCTCAGGGATAAGTGCAAAAAATGGTGTGACATACACTGTTAAAAATAGATAGAAGAGTAACATAAAACTCGTCATCCAAACTAAGTTTGTCGAAGAGACGAAGTTATGTGGTGGCACAAAGATTAACCAACAAAAGACGGCAGATGGGATTCCACCCAGAAATAAAAAGGGAATTCTACGACCAAACCGTGAAGAAAAACGATCGGAAGAGTTTGCAATGAGGGGATCAGTGAATGCATCCCATAAACGACCAATGGCTGCGACCACACCGATGGTGGACAGGCCCCAAAACGCCATTTTTTCAATCAGATCAGGGAAACACTCTTGTCCTGGTTTCGGAGCTGGTGGTAGGTAAAAATAAACTTGGTGGAGACCAATGATGTTGATGAGCGTAGACCAACCAAGTTGGCCTACCGCATAACTAATTTGTTTTCCAAATGGTAAAGACGGTTTTTGCATGTGTATCACTAGAGGCGGTAAAGTAGGAGCATGATACCGCCAAAAGTGAAAAACGCAAACTACTTTTTATGTTTATAGAGTTCTGGAAAGTTTTTCTCGTCGTATAAAAACTTGGACTCGTAGTCTTCCCAACCTTCTGGGATTCCTTCTGTAAATTCTGGAACCATATTACAATCATGAATGAGATTCATCGTTTGTTCCATCTCACTTCCTTTTACATTCAAATACCCTTCTGCAAAAAGTGAATTGGCAACATATAATGCAATCGATTGAAGGGAACCCAAATGACCTTCACGACCCGCACCTACTCGGATTTCTGAGTCTGGGTTCACCAAACGGAACACAGACAACACTCTGATACAAAATTCAGGAGTGAGTGGTGACTTTTGGATCGCATGGCCTTTGATAGGGATAAAAAAGTTCACGGGAATGGAGATCACACCAAGTCGTTTGAGTTCAAACGCTACTTGTACGATGTCTTCCAATGCTTCACCCATACCCACAATGATCCCAGAACAAAGTCCAATCTCTGCTTCTTTGGCCGCTTTAAGTGTTGTTAATCGGTCTTGAAAGGTATGAGTGGAACAAATTTCTTTGTATTTAGATTCGGAAGTATTCAGGTTATGATTGTAACGATCAAGACCAGCGTCTTTTAACGTTTTTGCTTTTTTGGCATCAAGGATTCCTGCAGAAAGACAAACCTTCATACCTAATTCACCATTGATTTTGGAGATGGTTTCTGCTAATTTGTCGACAGCTTTGTCAGTTGGTCCTCTGCCTGAAGTGACCATACAAA
The sequence above is a segment of the Leptospira levettii genome. Coding sequences within it:
- the mutS gene encoding DNA mismatch repair protein MutS → MSETYEALNTPVMRQYLEIKEQHPDGIVFFRMGDFYEMFMDDAKIAAQILDITLTKRQNQIPMAGIPYHATESYISRLISAGKKVVVCEQTKPDDPKAKIMSREVVRIITPGTVVEDNLLGGYQNNYLSLYYKEKSSVYLAFADVSTSELVYFYFSESEKERILDTIKRFSPKEMIYTEEIPPLSKESKIILSQIPKEYLLKKEGAGIDTVVHVLDAYLQYNYRNQNFVFQSPRRIDESEYLVLDEQTVSHLELVENPNDKNHTLFGVLNRCTTATGKRYLKQRILFPTRDEKKIKDHWDKIEILTQNKKERIKIKESLGDLIDLERVMTRFRVGKALPRDFRGIEKSLTAVSQMKEILDGIGYDFSKLPKELEALGLDFQKTLFDGELPVFLGNSPFLKSGFNQEYDDAILAREKGKDWILELEEKEKKESGCSSLKIRYNKILGYFIEVSKAQAKDVPSHFLKKQTLVTGERFTSPKLEELERAILQADEIIERIEKQVFDRLVATCISLYEAFLTLSNEVASLDYHLSLTETKEEYQWTRPEIRTDGIIEYIDSRHPVVETFLPIGERFVPNTLELNPKENAIAVLTGPNMAGKSTFMRQIAINQILFQMGSYVPSKKASLSIVDRIFTRIGSGDNLTKGESTFYVEMKETATILNQFTENSLILFDEVGRGTSTYDGLSIAWAILEFLSKNFPKPKTIFATHYHELTELEKGAGIFNLYLDTFEKDGEILFLKKVKRGKSKQSFGIYVAKLAGIPESVSERAKEILSGLESKKREIKIKNEEPSLFGNLMEKEPKGLSANEEKVLKRISGLDPNTIPPLEALSILDELKRILKEEN
- a CDS encoding phosphoribosylanthranilate isomerase, with translation MSTLELCRDLGVDFVGLNFSPKSPRGINRNVAEEILSIRHLPGFPKLVFLFFENSTEEILSLTKELNPDLIQLIRGDRFLTNEIWESFTNQNRLLPAIRIQSPVVSDEELEPKSSLVILDSFQKGLGGGSGHVFPWEFVTNVKRPYLLAGGITPNNVQLALNTLKPYGIDVASGVETDGKKDSNKIKELVQNVRNI
- a CDS encoding glycosyltransferase family 2 protein, yielding MTSIPLSCTIITLNEEDNLSRTLQAISFIEDIVVVDSGSTDDTVNIAKSFGARVYHHEFQNYADQKNFAITKTKHDWVLAIDADEVVSPKLKEEILVLFTKLPLETKGYLIPRLTYYLGKWIRFGGYYPNYQMRLFQKSEGQFSGGLVHERVKLNGKPSKLKNPLFHYSYKNISDHLKFIDRYSSLFAEEEFRKGKRSSVFWAFLKGCFKGFYMYWIRLGILDGKQGFVLALLGFYYNFLKYLKLYEKSNSVPSFFVMIDSIHDVESKKTTKKNSDQIHV
- the serB gene encoding phosphoserine phosphatase SerB; this translates as MNSVLLFSHNPIHNTQIFDSFQDDTLGTSLSTIDVKTFSHSERYGLHSVRITLDTSWNRNQIVMIRERFAKYQIDLLYIPSLLPNNQTSLFVFDMDSTVIKEEVIDELARKHGVFEEVASVTKKAMEGGMGFDEALRLRVKHLAGLSIQSFKEVYDLLQLNDGMETVFQFVPSNGCKLGILSGGFSPVLELFSKKYPVDFFRANGLEEKGGFFTGQILGEIINREKKEMYLRKYANEFSIPLEHVVAVGDGANDALMLNAAGIGIGIHAKQGLKDQITNWIDFTNLSALVFLFENTF
- a CDS encoding shikimate dehydrogenase family protein, whose translation is MYSKHTEIFGILGFPLGHTLSPWIHNSLFKQSGYDGVYLVFENEHWKQIGLKPLLDLGVKGVSVTIPFKEWAYTQANEVCEASKTMAASNTLLFRNGISAVNTDGTGALESIKQMNSDLVNSGIEKKILVLGSGGSAKGILFAIAKELEGNHKQHSFKRKVHILARNKEAKNEIEQSLGKPFWLEQPSKEEVIQNKEDYDLIIHTTPVGMKGVGGEPILDSHFFTKKHTLFDIVYNPLETDLVKEAKKKKAEIIPGYHMLLYQGIRQFELFTGETLKKKWIQKVESILLKELKNRK
- a CDS encoding TetR/AcrR family transcriptional regulator; amino-acid sequence: MQTPKEHTRKEILQAAREEFIQLGFEKASMRTIAKKAKVSTSNIYNYFENKEHLLTEILQPVLSGLEKAFAYVSHPDYFEKRFNDSYETWRERFHIALDYVDANRDDFILLLTKAQGSHLEEFPETVLTRLTKINFEQYSTFKQKNPTYKGEVDEFVVRNILSFFLNIFVQMVRQGISKQDMLVYQDSFLKFLHFGYKGSIASDLN
- a CDS encoding bifunctional folylpolyglutamate synthase/dihydrofolate synthase, producing the protein MQFIEFLNQRQNIEKTRNFNVFQNYSLDGLKSVFEHIERSFDQKKPKPIRISVVGTNGKGSTSHYLACLFSKLGYNTGLYTSPHLLTPLERLQLVRNGEPSLPNIEDINLCFQNFFLADLHRYDSLTYFEFLTVFAYRFFHEQNMEVEIWEAGLGGRLDATKLVEADYIVLTKIGLDHSAILGNTKEAICQEKLGITGEKTLSLFAFQEEVETLPESFHNRPKKELVPLHVISIPPKESYLETNFLYAKNIVSKILKEQQSSVSKIPYVSIRKPKGRMEVLSDSPLVVFDPSHNPDAIGTTSFEFAKHHKKFHILLGSLPDKDLTGILDALPEPYLENLILWEGEGFGRFPAPTGKLKERTIRHSSLPGLVPLFQGEIPVLVLGSFRLYGIVANLIQNTIKM
- a CDS encoding histidine kinase, which codes for MEKISGMGKETSEISDHIKLHIENGKILSLKTHRVSKSVEEHIKEAVGLILDRLTYPTLVPTLYTIIKELAINACKANQKRVFFEERGYSMLNPSEYARGVREYREMFSEEMSNEFGIKAKKKGYYCLINFKYNDDGIIIEVINNTPIAKEEEKSIRERLEKGMMYDDIAQFYIDNADTSEGAGLGLALILIMLKGEGIDPNFFRIIIGEDSTIARLEIPLTEKFISQRDSN